The Microbacterium natoriense genomic interval CGGCCACCGGGTCGATCGCCGTGATGTCGGCGAAGGTCGAGGACTGCGGGAGCACGTGCACCTCGAAACCGCGCGCGGCGAGGTTGTCGATCGTGGCCTGCTTCACGCCGAGGTCGAGGACGGCGAGGTTGCCGATCTTCTCACCGATCGCGGTCGTGACGGTCGCGACCTCGACGGAGACCTGCGCCGACAGGTTCTGACCCGCCATCTCCGGCGCGTCCCGGACGATGCGCAGCTGCTCATCGGCATCCGTCGCCGCCGCCTCCCCCGAGAAGATGCCGCCGCGCATGGATCCGGCCGAGCGGATGTGGCGGGTGATCGAGCGCGTGTCGATGCCGCTGATGCCCACCACGCCGTCCTGCACGAGGATCTCGTCGAGCGAGGCGTTGGCGCGCCAGTTGGATACGACGCGCGAGGGGTCGCGCACGATGTAGCCGGCGACCCAGATGCGTCGGGATTCGGGGTCTTCGTCGTTCATGCCGGTGTTGCCGATGTGCGGCGCGGTCTGCAGGACGATCTGTCCGGCGTAGGACGGGTCGGTCAGCGTCTCCTGATAGCCGGACATGCCGGTTGCGAAGACGACCTCTCCGAGAGTCGTGCCGAGGGCGCCGTAGGCGCGGCCGACATGGCGGGTTCCGTCTTCCAGGACGAGGACTGCCTTATCGAAGGTCATGACGTGGCTCCTGTGTCGTCGGCGGCGGGTACGAGCCGCCGCAGTTCTGCGATGAAGTTCTGCGGATCGCCGTCGGCGATCCGGATGTACGAGTCGACGACCGTGTCGTCGGAGGCGCTCCAGACGATGCGCACGAGTCCGCCCGGTTCGACGACCTTGTCGATCGTGACCGTGGCGCGGTCGACTCCCACGAGGCGCGAGGAGGCGAGGAACACAGTGGGCGCGCCGTCGAGGCAGAGCGCGAGGCCCCGGTCGGTCACGGCTGCCTCTCCCCTGGCCCGGTATGCGAGCGGCGAGATCGCCAGTCGTTCGAGCGGCTGGTCGTGCTTCGTGGTCGACACGTACAGCACCTCGTGCCGATCGACGACCTCGGCGTGCTCCGGGACGCCGAGCGGCGCCGTGAGCGCAGAGTCCCGTCGCACCCTGGCGCGCCAGGCGAGAAGCATCGCGAGCAGCACGAGGGCTGCCAGCGCGATCATGGCTCCGATCGCGAATTCGCGCGTCACTTCGACCCGCCCCGTTCGCTTGTCGCGCCGAGCTCGGCCACGACCGCTCCGTCGTCGACGGTCAGCACGCCGCCGTGCAGCGTGTACTGCACGCGGCCAGGCAGATCGCGACCGAGGTACGGCGAGTTCGCGCTGCGGCCATGCAGGTCGGCCTCGGTGAACACACCGGCGACCGAGGCGTCGTACAGCGCGATGTGCGCCGGCTGCCCGATCTCGAGCGGCGTGCCGTGGCCCGACAGGCGTCCGATGCGCGCCGGTGCGGCGCTCATCACCCTGGCGACGTCCGCCCAGCCGATCAGGCCCGTCTGCACCATCGACTGGTGCACGACGCGCAGCGCGCTCTCGAGCCCGACCATGCCGTTCGCTGCCGCCTGCCACTCGCAGGCCTTGTGCTCGCTGGGGTGCGGTGCGTGGTCGGTCGCGACGATGTCGATGGTGCCGTCGGCGAGGCCTTCGCGCACCGCGATCACGTCTTCCTCACGGCGCAGCGGGGGGTTGACCTTGTACCTCGCGTCGTAGCCGCGAACCAGTTCCTCGGTGAGCAGCAGGTGGTGCGGGGTGACCTCGGCAGTCACGTCGATGCCGCGCTTCTTGGCCCAGCGGATGATGTCGACCGATCCTGCAGTGGACAGGTGGCACACGTGCAGGCGCGAGCCGACGTGCTCGGCGAGCAGGACGTCGCGGGCGATGATCGACTCCTCGGCCACGGCCGGCCAGCCTGCGAGCCCGAGCTCGGCGGAGACCGTTCCCTCGTTCATCTGCGCGCCCTCGGTGAGCCTGGGGTCCTGCGCGTGCTGGGCGATGACGCCGCCGAAGGACTTCACGTACTCCAGCGCGCGGCGCATGATCAGCGGATCGAAGACGCAGAAGCCGTCGTCGCTGAACACCCGCACCTGGGCGCGGGATGTCGCCATGGCTCCGAGTTCTGCGAGACGCTCGCCCTTCTGTCCGACCGTGACGGCGCCGATGGGCTGGACGGTGGCGTAGCCGGCCGCCTCGCCGAGCGCGAGCTCCTGCTCCACGACCCCGGCGGTGTCGGCCACCGGCGACGTGTTGGGCATCGCGAACACTGCCGTGAACCCGCCGGATGCCGCGGCCTTCGTGCCGGTGAGGATCGTCTCGGACGCCTCGTACCCCGGCTCACGCAGATGGGTGTGCAGATCGACGAGCCCCGGAAGGGCGACCAGGCCGTTCGCGTCGATGACGCGGGCTCCCGCTCTGCTGAGACCGGACCCGATCTCGGCGATCACGCCGTCGTGCACGATGATGTCGGCGCTCTCGGCACCGAGAAGCTGTGCGCCGGTGATGACGAGGGTCTCGCTCACTGGTCTCCCCCTCGTTCTTCGTCTCGTTCTCCTGCAAGGAGCAGGTACAGCACCGCCATGCGGATGGACACCCCGTTCGTCACCTGTTCGAGCACGGTCGAGCGTGCGGAGTCGGCGGCTTCGGAGGAGATCTCCAGGCCCCGGTTCATCGGTCCGGGGTGCATCACAATGCTACCGTCCGGCAGCCCGTCGACGCGCAATGCGTCCAGCCCCCATCGACGTGAATACTCCCGCTCAGTGGGGAAATACGCGGCGTTCATGCGTTCGAGCTGAATGCGGAGCATCATGACGGCGTCCGGCCCCTCGGCCAGTGCCTGGTCGAGGTCGTAGAGCACCCGCACCGGCCACAACGACACGTTCTGAGGAACGAGGGTCGGCGGCGACACCAGGGTGACCTGAGCGCCGAGTGTCGTGAGAAGCCAGACGTTGGAGCGCGCGACCCGGGAATGCAGGACGTCCCCGACGATCACGACGCGGACGCCACTGAGGTCGCGGCCTCGGCTGTCGGCTCCGAAGCGCCGCTTGCGGATCGTGTAGGCGTCCAGCAGAGCCTGTGTCGGATGCTCGTGTGTTCCGTCGCCGGCGTTCACCACGCCGGCCGAGATCCAGCCGCTCGTGGCGAGCGTCTGGGGAGCGCCGGACGAGGGATGCCGCACGACGACCGCGTCCGCTCCGATGGCTTCCAGGGTCTGCGCCGTGTCTTTCAGGCTCTCGCCCTTGGAGACGCTGGAGCCCTTGGCCGCGAAGTTGATGACGTCTGCGGAGAGCCGCTTCGCGGCGGCTTCGAAGGAGATGCGCGTGCGCGTCGAGTCCTCGAAGAAGAGGTTGACGACGGTCTTGCCGCGCAGCGTGGGGAGCTTCTTGACCTCGCGCGACTGCGTGTCGGACATGTCCTCGGCGATGTCGAGGATCCGCAGAGCGGTGCTCTGGTCGAGCGTCCGGGTGTCGAGAAGATGTCTCATGCTTCGATCGTCACCCCCTCCGCGCCGTCGTCTTCGAAGAGACGGACGTTGACGCGCTCGCTGCGGGCCGACGGGATGTTCTTGCCGATGAAGTCGGGGCGGATCGGCAGTTCGCGGTGCCCGCGGTCGATGAGAATCGCGAGGCGGACGATGGCGGGGCGCCCGATCGACTGCAGCGCGTCGAGAGCGGCGCGGATGCTGCGCCCGGAGAAGAGCACGTCATCGACCAGGACGACGGTCTTGCCGTCGACGCCCCCGGCGGGGATGTCGGTGGGATGCGGCGAGCGGGTCGGGTGCTTGGCCAGATCATCGCGGAACAGCGTGACGTCCAGCGCCCCGGAGGGAACAGACGTCTGCGCGATCTCGCTGATCAGAACGGCCAGACGGCGGGCGAGAGTGACTCCGCGGGTCGGAATGCCCAGCAGGACGAGGTTCTCGGCGCCTCGATTCGACTCGAGGATCTCGTGCGCGATGCGGGTCAGCGCCCGCGCCACATCGGCTTCGTGCAGCACGGTACGTGCGCTCATCAGCCGCTCCCTTCTCCGCCTCTCTGGACGGTGTTAAAGGTTGCTTCGGTGTTCCCAGTCTATCGGGTCGCTCGAGGCGGGTTCACGACGTCGGCTGAAGGTCCTCGTCGGCGATCCTGCCGGTCTCGATGATCCGCGAAGAGCGGATCGGGTGACCGGACGTCGAGAGGCACCGACCGGTCTTGAGATCCCACTTCCAGTCGTGCATGCTGCACGTCAGGACGCCGTCCTCGTCGACCTTGCCGGTCTTGGTGAGGTCGGCGCGCAGGTGCGGACAGCGACGCTGAACGATCCAGTCGCCGATCTCCGCGTCTTCGGTCTGGTCCGTCTGCTCCTGGTACCAGTTCTCGACGTACTCGATGCGGTCGACCGAGAGGCACTTGAGGAAGGTCGTGAGGAACTCGTTGAACTTGCCGCTGCGGCCCACCTGGAACTGCATGGACAGGAAGATCGAGTTCGACCAGTCGATCTCGTGGTCGCGGATGTTGGTCGACACGAGGTCGGCGGGGATCGTGTACCAGTAGATGCACTCCTCGCCGGCGTACTCGCGGACTTTGGCGCGGGGGAAGTCGACGACCATGTCGAGATCGCCGATCCTGAAGCGGACGTTGCCGCCGACACCGAGACGGATCGTGCGCGACTTCTTCAGCAACGGCTCCCACCAGGTCTTGATGGAATCGAGCATCTCCGCGGGCGGGATGACCTCGGCGCGCGTGGCCTCCTCGTCGCGGAGCTCCTGCTGACGGCTCGCCCGCTGCTCCTCGAGATAGTCCCACTTCTCGTCGAAGATGTGCTCGATCTCGGCATCCGAGTACAGCGACTGCTGCGTGGTGACCTCGCCGCCGGCCACAGTCACCACAGTGCCGGGGATGAAGAGCCGCCCGTCGTACTGCGGCGCGAGCTCCTTCATATGCGCGAGGAACTGCTTCTGATCGGTGAAGATCGACTCGCCGTTGCGGCCCACGCCGTTGAAATCGAACAGGTCGTCTCGGAGGAACATGGGCGGCCCCGCCATCGGGAAGACGTGCGCGGCATCGACCTTCTCGATGTAGTACATCGCGCGCTTGTTCTGCGCGTCGCGCTTGAGCTGTGCGAAGTTCTGCTTGGCGTCGAGCGGCAGGTCGTAGACCATCGGCCACCAGATGGCCCCGGACACCTGAGTGAAGTACGCGTCGGGCTTGCCGAAGTGCATGAGCCGGTCGAGATCGAGCGGGTGCGAGTCGTTCTGGTTCAGCACGGAACCGGTGCCGTCGTCGACGCTCAGCGACGAGTCTCCGATCGGCCCGTCGCTGGGCGCGCGCAGCGGCGTGATCATGAGCTTCAGCTCACCGCGCTGGATGATCTCACCAGCCGGGGCGTAGGTGATGTTCGTGTACCCGAGAGCACGGATGTCCTTCTCGAGATCGTCGGTCGGGTACTCCGGGAGCAGAACCTCGATGTCCTTGCGGATGTACTGCTCGAGCAGTCGCGGGTCGAAGTGATCGCGGTGCCGGTGCGAGATGTAGAGGAAGTCGGCCTCGCGTCCGAACCTCTCCCAGTCGAGACCCCGGTTGTCGGGGAACGGGAACCAGGAGCCGAAGAAGGAGGGGCCGAGCACGGGGTCGCAGATGATGTTGCCACCGACCGTCTCGATGAACATTCCCGCGTGGCCGAGTCCCGTGATCCGCATTGCATTCCTCTCGAAGTGGACCCATCGAGTCTACCGGCGGCCTCCTGGGCACCACCGGAGACGGGCCGTGACTAACCTCGTTGCGCAGTCGTTACGCAACCCTGACCGGTTCGTGACCGATCTCACGGCGTCCATGCGGACTTCGCCCCATAGCCTGCCCGCATGAACATGACACGGAGGGTCCTCGCAGTACTCGTCCTCGTCTCGCTCGGCGCCTTCGGCCTCGCCGGCTGTGCGGCATCGTCCGGCGGCGGTTCGGTCCAGAACGCCGGGCAGGCTCCGGCGCAGGACGTCCCCGCCGAGGCCGATCCCGACGAGCCGGATACCGCGGTCGTGATCACGGGGCGCATCTCGATCGTCGCAGAGGATCCGATCGACGCCGCGGGTGCGGCGACGGTGATCGTGACGGATGCCGGCGGCCGCGTGAGCGCGCGCACGGAGCACGCAGCCGAAGACGGCAGCCAGGCATCCGCCGACCTCACCCTGCGCATCCCCGCCGACGCCCTCGAAGACGTGCGCAGCGAGCTCGCAAGCCTCGGCACAGTGAAGGAGACCACGTTGGACTCCGCAGAGGTGGGCGGCACGCAGCGGGACCTCGATGCCCGGATCACGACGCTCCGGGCATCGATCGCGCGCTACAACGAATGGCTGGGAACGGCCTCGGCGACCTCCGACCTCATCGAGCTGGAATCGGCGATCGCCGAACGGCAGACCGAGCTGGAGGGTCTGGAGGCACAGGCCCGCGCGCTCGATGACCAGGTCGCCATGTCCACGATCACGCTGAGCCTCATGTCGGAGTACGTGCCGGTGAAGACGGCGCCGGACGACTTCGGCGAGGCGCTGCTCGTCGGCTGGAACGGCTTCGTCGCTTTCTGGAGCGCTGTGCTGATCGCCCTCGGCGTGGCTCTTCCGTGGCTCGTGCTGTTCGCGGCGATCGCGGTCGGCGCCACGCTGCTGACGATCCGCGCCCGCAGGCGTCAGTCCATGCGGCTGCAGCCGCCGCAGCCGGTGCTCGACGCCGCCCTCTTCCCGGCGCCGGAGCAGATGCCGGCGCCGGAGCAGGTCACGGCGCCGCGCTAGTCCTCGAACAAGCCGCGGATGTCTTCAGCAGTCAGGGACTGGGCGAACAGTTCGTCGTCATCCATCACCGCCGTGAACAAGCGCGCCTTGCGCTGCTGCAGCTCGAGCACCTTCTCCTCGATCGTGCCGGCCGAGATCATGCGGTAGACGAACACCTGGCTGGTCTGGCCGATGCGATGCGTCCTGTCGATCGCCTGAGCTTCTGCAGCAGGATTCCACCACGGGTCAAGCAGGAAGACGTAGTCGGCCTCGGTGAGGGTCAGCCCGAACCCTCCGGCCTTGAGGCTGATGAGGAACACCGGCTGCTCGCCCGCCTTGAAGCCGTCGATGACGTCCTGGCGGCGACGGGTCGAGCCGTCGAGATGCGCGTACGGGATGCCTGCCTCGTCGAGTCGCGCTGCAGCGAGATCGAGGAACGACGTGAATTGGCTGAACACCAGCGCCCTGTGCCCCTCCGCCTGCAGCTCCATCACGCGTTCGAGCAGCGTGTCGAGCTTGCTCGAGCCGATCTCCGCATCGTTCTCGTCGATGAGGCCGGGCGCCAGGCTCAGCATGCGCAGCAGCGTGAGCGAGCGGAACACGATGAACCGGTTCTTGTCGAGATCGTCGATGAGACCGAGAACCTTCTGCCGCTCCCGCTGCAGGACGACGTCGTAGAGGGCGCGGTGCGCGGGGCTCAGCTCCACCTCGAGCAGCTGCTCCTGCTTGGGCGGCAGGTCGGCGGCCACGAGTTCTTTGGTGCGCCTGAGCATGAGGGGGCGGATGCGGCGACGCAGCTGCGACAGCCGACGCTGGCGGTACTCGCCGCCCTCCTCGTTCTCGGGGACCTTGCCCTTCTCGATGGGCTGGGATGTAGCGATCGCGGAACTTCCTGGCCGAGGGGAACAGTCCGGGGGCGGCGAGCTTCAGGAGCGACCACAGCTCGGAGAGGCTGTTCTCCATCGGCGTGCCGGTGACGGCATAGGTCACGTCGGCGCGGAACGTGGAGATCGCCCGATGCAGCTTCGTCTTCGGGTTCTTGACGAACTGCGCCTCGTCGAGGATGAGCCCCGCCCACTCGACCGTTCCGAACTCCTTCTCGTCGAGACGCGCCACGGTGTACGAGCTCACCACGATGTCGGCAGATGCCGCGGCATCCGCGAGTCGCCCGGACCTCTTGCCACTGGTGCTCTCGACGAGCACGACCCGCAGGCCGGGCGTGAACCGGGCCGATTCCGAGCGCCAAGTGCTGAGCACCGAGGTCGGCGCCAGCACGAGGAACGGCCGCTTCTCCCCCGCCTCACGCGTGTGCTGCACGAAGCTGAGCAGCTGCAGCGTCTTGCCGAGACCCATGTCGTCAGCGAGGATGCCGCCGAGCCGATGCCGCCACAGGAACGCGAGCCAGTCGAAGCCGGTCTTCTGATACGGCCGCAGGTCCGCGTGCAGTCCTCGTGGCAGCGTGGTCGGCGGAACACCCGTCGCCTGGCGCAGCCCGTCTGCCATCGAGCGCCAGCTCACCGCCGATTCCGACTCGTCGGCGAGGTCTTCGAACTCCTCCCAGAGATCTGTCTGGTAGCGGCTGATGCGCGGGCCTGTCTCCCACTCGTCGAGCTCGCCCGCCTCGTCGATCAGCTCACGGAGACGGTCGAGAGCCGGATGCGTGAGCGAGAAGTAGCTGCCGTCGACGAGCAGCAGCTTCTTCTTGCCCTTGCTCAGCGCCGTGAACAGGGGGCCGAAGGGGATGTTGCGGCCGTCGATCGTGACGATGATTCCGAGGTCGAACCAGTCGGCGTCGGTGGACTCGAGGGTGGAGACCTTGACCTCCGGGTCGCCGGTGAGCTCGCGGTACTCCTTGCGTGTCCCGGTGGTCTCGACGACCACGCCCACCGCCTCGAAGGCGGGGACGACGTGCGCGACGAAGGCAGCGGCGTCGATGTCGTGGAACGATCCGGATGCTCGGAACCGCGTGGTGCTGTGATCCTGCCAGACCGCCT includes:
- the carA gene encoding glutamine-hydrolyzing carbamoyl-phosphate synthase small subunit, whose amino-acid sequence is MTFDKAVLVLEDGTRHVGRAYGALGTTLGEVVFATGMSGYQETLTDPSYAGQIVLQTAPHIGNTGMNDEDPESRRIWVAGYIVRDPSRVVSNWRANASLDEILVQDGVVGISGIDTRSITRHIRSAGSMRGGIFSGEAAATDADEQLRIVRDAPEMAGQNLSAQVSVEVATVTTAIGEKIGNLAVLDLGVKQATIDNLAARGFEVHVLPQSSTFADITAIDPVAVFYSNGPGDPSASDAQVAVLREVLDAELPYFGICFGNQLFGRALGLGTYKLTFGHRGINQPVLDKSTGRVEITSHNHGFAVEAPLDGPFESPNGYGQVEVSHIGLNDQVVEGLRALDIPAFSVQYHPEAAAGPHDANYLFDRFRDLVIASQKDAK
- a CDS encoding PH-like domain-containing protein — translated: MTREFAIGAMIALAALVLLAMLLAWRARVRRDSALTAPLGVPEHAEVVDRHEVLYVSTTKHDQPLERLAISPLAYRARGEAAVTDRGLALCLDGAPTVFLASSRLVGVDRATVTIDKVVEPGGLVRIVWSASDDTVVDSYIRIADGDPQNFIAELRRLVPAADDTGATS
- a CDS encoding dihydroorotase, giving the protein MSETLVITGAQLLGAESADIIVHDGVIAEIGSGLSRAGARVIDANGLVALPGLVDLHTHLREPGYEASETILTGTKAAASGGFTAVFAMPNTSPVADTAGVVEQELALGEAAGYATVQPIGAVTVGQKGERLAELGAMATSRAQVRVFSDDGFCVFDPLIMRRALEYVKSFGGVIAQHAQDPRLTEGAQMNEGTVSAELGLAGWPAVAEESIIARDVLLAEHVGSRLHVCHLSTAGSVDIIRWAKKRGIDVTAEVTPHHLLLTEELVRGYDARYKVNPPLRREEDVIAVREGLADGTIDIVATDHAPHPSEHKACEWQAAANGMVGLESALRVVHQSMVQTGLIGWADVARVMSAAPARIGRLSGHGTPLEIGQPAHIALYDASVAGVFTEADLHGRSANSPYLGRDLPGRVQYTLHGGVLTVDDGAVVAELGATSERGGSK
- a CDS encoding aspartate carbamoyltransferase catalytic subunit, giving the protein MRHLLDTRTLDQSTALRILDIAEDMSDTQSREVKKLPTLRGKTVVNLFFEDSTRTRISFEAAAKRLSADVINFAAKGSSVSKGESLKDTAQTLEAIGADAVVVRHPSSGAPQTLATSGWISAGVVNAGDGTHEHPTQALLDAYTIRKRRFGADSRGRDLSGVRVVIVGDVLHSRVARSNVWLLTTLGAQVTLVSPPTLVPQNVSLWPVRVLYDLDQALAEGPDAVMMLRIQLERMNAAYFPTEREYSRRWGLDALRVDGLPDGSIVMHPGPMNRGLEISSEAADSARSTVLEQVTNGVSIRMAVLYLLLAGERDEERGGDQ
- the pyrR gene encoding bifunctional pyr operon transcriptional regulator/uracil phosphoribosyltransferase PyrR, which encodes MSARTVLHEADVARALTRIAHEILESNRGAENLVLLGIPTRGVTLARRLAVLISEIAQTSVPSGALDVTLFRDDLAKHPTRSPHPTDIPAGGVDGKTVVLVDDVLFSGRSIRAALDALQSIGRPAIVRLAILIDRGHRELPIRPDFIGKNIPSARSERVNVRLFEDDGAEGVTIEA
- a CDS encoding Rieske 2Fe-2S domain-containing protein, which codes for MRITGLGHAGMFIETVGGNIICDPVLGPSFFGSWFPFPDNRGLDWERFGREADFLYISHRHRDHFDPRLLEQYIRKDIEVLLPEYPTDDLEKDIRALGYTNITYAPAGEIIQRGELKLMITPLRAPSDGPIGDSSLSVDDGTGSVLNQNDSHPLDLDRLMHFGKPDAYFTQVSGAIWWPMVYDLPLDAKQNFAQLKRDAQNKRAMYYIEKVDAAHVFPMAGPPMFLRDDLFDFNGVGRNGESIFTDQKQFLAHMKELAPQYDGRLFIPGTVVTVAGGEVTTQQSLYSDAEIEHIFDEKWDYLEEQRASRQQELRDEEATRAEVIPPAEMLDSIKTWWEPLLKKSRTIRLGVGGNVRFRIGDLDMVVDFPRAKVREYAGEECIYWYTIPADLVSTNIRDHEIDWSNSIFLSMQFQVGRSGKFNEFLTTFLKCLSVDRIEYVENWYQEQTDQTEDAEIGDWIVQRRCPHLRADLTKTGKVDEDGVLTCSMHDWKWDLKTGRCLSTSGHPIRSSRIIETGRIADEDLQPTS
- a CDS encoding DUF4349 domain-containing protein gives rise to the protein MNMTRRVLAVLVLVSLGAFGLAGCAASSGGGSVQNAGQAPAQDVPAEADPDEPDTAVVITGRISIVAEDPIDAAGAATVIVTDAGGRVSARTEHAAEDGSQASADLTLRIPADALEDVRSELASLGTVKETTLDSAEVGGTQRDLDARITTLRASIARYNEWLGTASATSDLIELESAIAERQTELEGLEAQARALDDQVAMSTITLSLMSEYVPVKTAPDDFGEALLVGWNGFVAFWSAVLIALGVALPWLVLFAAIAVGATLLTIRARRRQSMRLQPPQPVLDAALFPAPEQMPAPEQVTAPR
- a CDS encoding DEAD/DEAH box helicase, coding for MLRRTKELVAADLPPKQEQLLEVELSPAHRALYDVVLQRERQKVLGLIDDLDKNRFIVFRSLTLLRMLSLAPGLIDENDAEIGSSKLDTLLERVMELQAEGHRALVFSQFTSFLDLAAARLDEAGIPYAHLDGSTRRRQDVIDGFKAGEQPVFLISLKAGGFGLTLTEADYVFLLDPWWNPAAEAQAIDRTHRIGQTSQVFVYRMISAGTIEEKVLELQQRKARLFTAVMDDDELFAQSLTAEDIRGLFED